From a single Kryptolebias marmoratus isolate JLee-2015 linkage group LG6, ASM164957v2, whole genome shotgun sequence genomic region:
- the capn9 gene encoding calpain-9, which produces MPLHSIMSGRSTSSIKAESTQWDGKTFEQLRHECLQKGVLFEDPDFPAADSSLYYSQSVPVQIEWKRPTEICDKPKFIVGDANRTDICQGQLGDCWLLAAIASLTLKKEALARVVPHDQDFDSRYAGIFHFQFWQHNKWLDVVVDDRLPTVRNHLIMLHSASNDEFWSALMEKAYAKLHGSYESLKGGSTMEAMEDFTGGVGEMYETKNPPDNLFLIMKKALDRGSMMGCSIDITSSAESEAKTTTGLVKGHAYSITGLEEVSFRGQKVKLIRIRNPWGQVEWNGPWSDSSREWDYVDRAEKSRILQNSTDDGEFWMEFEDFKRNYDKVEICNMTPDALNDDTKRHWDVNIFEGNWIRGSTAGGCRNFIDTFWTNPQFRLQLEDADDDDDVCSVVIAVMQKNRRKLRKEGMDMETIGFAVYEAPDEEDQVGKDFFRYHPSKARSRTYINLREVSERFTLPPGKYLLVPTTFQPHHEADFLIRIFSEKKAGALEMGATVDADLPDPPMPSPPEEESDEEKGLRRLFEHLAGSDKAICVRELQEMLNGVLSRRKEIKFDGLSLSTCHSIINLMDVDNTGKLEFQEFKVFWEKMKKWIMLFLSFDSDRSGKMSSYELRSALKATGMQLNNKLLQLLGLRFADNNYNIDFDDYLTCIVRLENMFRTFHALDTHNRGRVNMNIMQFLMLSMNV; this is translated from the exons ATGCCTCTGCATTCCATCATGTCCGGCAGGAGCACCAGCTCCATCAAGGCTGAGAGCACTCAGTGGGACGGGAAAACCTTTGAGCAGCTCAGACACGAGTGTCTTCAGAAGGGGGTCCTGTTTGAGGACCCAGACTTTCCTGCCGCTGACTCTTCACTCTACTACAGCCAGAGCGTTCCTGTCCAGATTGAATGGAAGAGGCCTACG GAGATTTGTGACAAACCGAAGTTCATTGTAGGCGACGCAAACAGGACTGACATTTGCCAAGGACAGCTTG GTGACTGCTGGCTCCTGGCAGCCATCGCTTCTCTGACTCTGAAAAAAGAAGCTCTGGCCCGGGTCGTCCCCCATGATCAGGACTTTGACAGCAGATACGCTGGCATCTTTCACTTCCAG TTCTGGCAGCACAACAAATGGCTGGATGTGGTGGTGGATGACAGACTGCCCACAGTCAGAAATCATCTCATCATGCTTCACTCTGCCTCCAATGACGAGTTCTGGAGCGCTCTGATGGAGAAAGCCTATGCCAA GCTACACGGCAGCTACGAGTCCTTGAAAGGTGGCAGCACCATGGAGGCTATGGAGGACTTCACTGGTGGAGTTGGTGAAATGTACGAAACAAAGAATCCTCCAGACAACCTGTTCTTAATCATGAAGAAGGCTCTGGACCGGGGCTCTATGATGGGATGCTCTATTGAT ATCACCAGCTCTGCAGAATCTGAGGCAAAAACGACCACAGGCCTAGTGAAGGGCCATGCGTACTCCATCACAGGCCTGGAGGAG GTGAGTTTCAGAGGTCAGAAAGTCAAACTGATCCGAATCAGAAACCCCTGGGGTCAGGTGGAATGGAACGGGCCCTGGAGTGACAG TTCCAGAGAGTGGGATTATGTTGACAGAGCAGAAAAGAGTCGCATTTTACAGAACTCAACTGATGACGGTGAATTCTG GATGGAGTTTGAGGACTTCAAAAGGAACTATGACAAAGTTGAGATCTGCAACATGACCCCCGATGCCCTCAACGATGACACAAAACGCCACTGGGATGTCAATATTTTTGAGGGTAACTGGATCCGGGGCTCCACCGCTGGAGGTTGCAGGAACTTCATCG ACACTTTTTGGACCAATCCACAGTTcaggctgcagctggaggatgctgatgatgacgatgatgtgTGCAGCGTGGTGATCGCTgtaatgcagaaaaacagacgAAAACTGAGGAAAGAAGGCATGGACATGGAGACAATCGGCTTTGCTGTGTATGAG GCTCCAGATGAAGAGGACCAAGTGGGAAAAGATTTCTTCCGTTACCATCCATCCAAGGCTCGTAGCAGGACTTATATCAACTTGCGGGAAGTGTCAGAGCGTTTCACATTGCCACCCGGGAAATACCTGCTGGTCCCCACTACCTTCCAACCCCACCACGAGGCTGACTTCCTCATTCGCATCTTCTCTGAGAAAAAGGCTGGAGCTTT agagATGGGAGCCACTGTTGACGCTGACCTGCcagat CCTCCCATGCCCAGCCCTCCTGAGGAGGAGTCAGATGAAGAGAAAGGTCTGAGGAGGCTGTTTGAGCATCTCGCTGGTTCA GACAAGGCCATCTGTGTCAGAGAGCTACAGGAGATGCTGAATGGAGTCCTCAGCAGAC GAAAAGAGATCAAATTTGACGGTCTGAGCCTCAGCACCTGTCACAGTATCATCAACCTGATGGAC GTGGACAACACTGGAAAGCTGGAGTTTCAGGAGTTTAAGGTCTTCTGGGAAAAGATGAAGAAGTGGATT ATGCTCTTCCTGTCCTTTGACTCAGACCGATCAGGGAAGATGTCATCATATGAGCTGCGCAGCGCTCTCAAAGCTACAG gCATGCAACTGAACAAcaagctcctgcagctgcttg